A single region of the Rhodococcus sp. W8901 genome encodes:
- a CDS encoding ABC transporter permease yields the protein MTVPSTTSTLTVNEPVFALSDSWTMLWRNLTHISRSPDTMLTALALPIMLMVMFVYVFGGAIDTGGAYIDYVVPGIILLCAAFGASTTAVSVSSDMTDGIIDRFRTLPIARSAVLNGHVLASVVRNMITTAIVVAFALLIGFRPTADPVRWLGAIGIIALFVFALSYLSTALGLLAKNPEAASGFTFVILFLPYVSSAFVPAATMPSWLQWFAANQPVTPVIETVRGLLMGTPIGDSAVLAVLWCAAVTVVGFVGATVLYRRRTTR from the coding sequence ATGACCGTGCCATCTACGACATCGACCCTGACCGTGAACGAACCCGTGTTCGCACTGTCCGACTCCTGGACGATGTTGTGGCGGAACCTCACCCACATCTCGCGCAGCCCGGACACGATGCTCACGGCCCTCGCCCTGCCGATCATGTTGATGGTGATGTTCGTCTACGTGTTCGGTGGCGCGATCGACACCGGCGGCGCCTACATCGATTACGTTGTGCCGGGCATCATCCTGTTGTGCGCGGCCTTCGGCGCGTCCACGACGGCGGTGAGCGTCTCCAGCGACATGACCGACGGCATCATCGACCGGTTCCGCACATTGCCCATCGCACGGTCCGCGGTCCTGAACGGACACGTGCTGGCGAGCGTCGTGCGGAACATGATCACGACCGCGATCGTCGTCGCATTCGCGCTGCTGATCGGGTTCCGCCCGACGGCAGACCCCGTGCGGTGGCTCGGGGCGATCGGGATCATCGCGTTGTTCGTGTTCGCGCTGTCGTACCTGTCGACCGCGCTCGGGTTGCTCGCGAAGAACCCGGAAGCCGCGAGCGGCTTCACGTTCGTCATCCTGTTCCTGCCCTACGTCAGCAGCGCGTTCGTGCCGGCTGCCACGATGCCGAGTTGGCTGCAGTGGTTCGCCGCGAACCAGCCGGTCACCCCCGTCATCGAGACGGTTCGGGGGCTGCTGATGGGCACGCCGATCGGCGACAGCGCCGTGCTGGCCGTCCTGTGGTGTGCCGCCGTCACCGTCGTCGGATTCGTCGGCGCCACGGTGCTGTACCGCAGGCGGACGACGCGTTAG
- a CDS encoding TetR/AcrR family transcriptional regulator, which yields MDPALEVQSDPQELMPRRRPTQERSRRKFDALLASSRELLVDVGFESFTCEEVAARADVPIGTLYQFFANKYVIVCELNRQDLVGVQQELEAFNGEVPSLDWLRFLNKFVDHMAGLWTSDPSRREVWLAMQSTPSTRATGVIHEKQFAEQVSRMLAPLTPHTPRERRKMMAEVLVHVVYSMLNFSVQDGQSHADAVAELKRLMVAYLLVAEKESRST from the coding sequence GTGGACCCCGCGCTGGAGGTCCAGAGCGACCCCCAGGAACTCATGCCCCGGCGGCGCCCGACGCAGGAGCGCAGCCGCCGCAAATTCGACGCCCTACTGGCCTCGTCGCGGGAACTGCTGGTCGACGTCGGCTTCGAATCGTTCACGTGCGAGGAGGTGGCGGCCAGGGCGGATGTGCCGATCGGCACGCTGTACCAGTTCTTCGCGAACAAGTACGTGATCGTGTGCGAGCTCAACCGCCAGGATCTCGTGGGCGTGCAGCAGGAGTTGGAGGCGTTCAACGGCGAGGTACCGTCGCTCGACTGGCTCCGGTTCCTCAACAAGTTCGTCGATCACATGGCGGGGCTGTGGACGTCGGATCCGTCGCGGCGTGAGGTGTGGCTGGCGATGCAGTCGACGCCGTCGACCCGGGCCACCGGCGTGATCCACGAGAAACAGTTCGCCGAGCAGGTCTCGCGAATGCTGGCGCCGCTCACCCCGCACACGCCCCGCGAGCGCCGCAAGATGATGGCCGAGGTCCTGGTCCACGTCGTCTACTCGATGTTGAATTTCTCGGTACAGGACGGCCAGAGCCACGCCGACGCCGTCGCCGAACTCAAACGGCTCATGGTCGCGTATCTGCTGGTGGCCGAGAAGGAATCACGCTCGACCTGA
- a CDS encoding MFS transporter, whose translation MSRGVVAPIGATAQPRAALATVCAVLFLTFLDTTIVSVTLGSVQSDLHAGVVSLQWVVNAYTLVFASLMLTAGSLGDRWGRKRVMVAGIVIFCVGSAVSAVASTVAVLIVGRAVMGVGAAASEPGTLSVIRHVFPDRSDRAKALGAWAGVSGLALALGPVVGGLLVGTYDWRAVFWFNLVLGAVLFVAAVRFVPESSDPQPGRLDLAGFVLGSTFLGCVIFAGISGENVGYDAPSVITLFVVGGISLVAFVIVELRVRNPMLDFRYLHPPMVRSALIVAFAVYFGVFSIFFFTALYLEEVYAYSGLHAAAMFTPMAVAIVVGSALCGFWVARSSAAVPMIVGCILAAVGILLTRAALSGDPSFVPLAGALTVAGLGFGIAVVPLTSAVLSGVPAAHSGMAAAATNTMRQIGAVVGVAALGALVNSHLTEDLTGRLNDLDIPANFQSIVIDAIKTGAVPAGGSEEASSAYGPIVDQVIDATYAAFHAGLDTALLVSASMIFVAAAITVVAAVRVRGRTCGGYDGVAEVEAR comes from the coding sequence ATGAGCCGCGGTGTCGTCGCGCCGATCGGCGCGACGGCGCAACCGCGCGCCGCGCTCGCGACTGTCTGCGCGGTGCTGTTCCTGACGTTCCTCGACACCACGATCGTCAGTGTCACGCTCGGCAGCGTGCAGTCGGACCTGCATGCGGGTGTGGTGTCGCTGCAATGGGTCGTGAACGCCTACACGCTGGTGTTCGCGTCTCTGATGCTGACGGCGGGTTCGCTCGGCGACCGGTGGGGACGCAAGCGGGTCATGGTCGCGGGCATCGTGATCTTCTGCGTCGGTTCGGCGGTGTCGGCGGTCGCGTCGACCGTCGCGGTGCTCATCGTGGGGCGCGCGGTGATGGGCGTGGGAGCGGCCGCATCCGAGCCGGGCACGCTGTCGGTGATCCGCCACGTGTTCCCTGATCGGAGCGACCGTGCCAAGGCGCTCGGTGCGTGGGCCGGTGTGTCCGGTCTGGCGCTCGCGCTGGGCCCGGTGGTCGGCGGTCTGCTGGTCGGCACGTACGACTGGCGCGCGGTGTTCTGGTTCAACCTCGTCCTCGGCGCCGTGTTGTTCGTCGCGGCTGTTCGATTCGTTCCCGAGAGTTCCGATCCGCAGCCGGGGCGACTGGACCTGGCGGGGTTCGTGTTGGGTTCCACCTTCCTCGGATGCGTCATCTTTGCGGGCATCTCGGGGGAGAACGTCGGCTACGACGCACCGTCGGTGATCACACTGTTCGTCGTCGGCGGAATCTCGTTGGTCGCCTTCGTGATCGTCGAGCTGCGGGTCCGCAACCCGATGCTCGACTTCCGGTACCTGCACCCGCCGATGGTGCGCAGCGCGCTGATCGTCGCGTTCGCCGTCTACTTCGGGGTGTTCTCCATCTTCTTCTTCACCGCGCTGTATCTCGAGGAGGTCTACGCCTATTCGGGACTGCACGCCGCGGCGATGTTCACGCCGATGGCGGTCGCGATCGTGGTCGGCTCCGCGCTGTGCGGATTCTGGGTGGCCCGCAGTTCGGCCGCGGTGCCCATGATCGTGGGGTGCATTCTGGCGGCGGTGGGCATCCTGCTCACCCGAGCGGCACTGAGCGGCGACCCGTCCTTCGTTCCGTTGGCCGGCGCGCTCACCGTCGCGGGTCTCGGGTTCGGGATCGCGGTGGTGCCGTTGACGTCTGCCGTCCTGTCCGGGGTGCCCGCCGCGCACTCGGGGATGGCGGCTGCGGCCACCAACACGATGCGTCAGATCGGGGCCGTAGTGGGGGTCGCGGCGCTCGGCGCGCTGGTCAACTCCCACCTGACGGAGGACCTCACCGGCAGGCTCAACGATCTGGACATTCCCGCCAACTTCCAGTCCATCGTCATCGACGCGATCAAGACCGGGGCCGTGCCGGCCGGCGGAAGTGAGGAGGCGTCGTCGGCCTACGGTCCGATCGTCGACCAGGTCATCGACGCGACGTACGCGGCGTTCCATGCCGGCCTCGACACGGCGCTGCTGGTCTCCGCGAGCATGATCTTCGTCGCGGCCGCCATCACGGTCGTCGCAGCAGTGCGGGTGCGTGGCAGGACCTGCGGTGGCTACGACGGTGTGGCGGAGGTGGAGGCCCGCTGA